A region of the Pseudonocardia cypriaca genome:
TGCGGCCGAGCTCGCGCAGGATCGCGTCGGTGTGGGCGCCGAGCGCGGGGACCGGGCCCATCACCGGGTCGACGCCTGCGATGTCGACCGGCGGGCGGAGCGCGCTGATCGTCCCGCCGGGCACGTCGACGGGCTGCCAGCGCTCGCGCGCCGCGAGCACCGGGTGGTCGAGGAAGTCTCGCACCTGGTTCAGCCGGGCGTTGGCGATCCCCGCCTTGTCGAGCAGGGCCGACGCCGCGTCCGTGTCCAGGTGCGCCAGCCTGGCCTCGACGAGCGCGTTCAGCTCGGCGCGGTGCTCGACCCGCGCCGAGTTGGTGACGAACCGCGGGTCGTCGGCGAGGTCCGGGTCTTCGAGCACGACGGCGCACAGCGAGCGCCACTCCCGGTCGTTCTGCAGCCCGAGGACGACGACGCCGTCGGCGGTGGCGACCGGCCCGTACGGCGCGATCGTGGCGTGGTCGGAGCCGGTCCGGGCGGGCTGGCGGCCGCCGTAGGCGGTGTAGTTGGCCGGGGATCCCATCCACTCAGCCAGTGCCTCGAACAGCGACACCTCCACGGCGGCGACCTCGCCGGTGGTGGCGCGCCGCAGCAGGGCCGTGAGGATCCCGGAGTAGGCGTACATGCCGGCGGCGATGTCGGCGATGGAGATGCCGACCCGTGCGGTGTGCTCGGACGTGCCGGTGAGCGCGAGCACGCCGGTCTCGGCCTGCACGAGCAGGTCGTAGGCCTTGCGGCCGGCCCACGGACCGTCCGTGCCCCACCCCGACACCGTGCAGGGGATGACGCGCGGGTGCGACCGAGCGAGGCTCGCCGCGTCGACGCCGAGCCGGCCGGCAGCACCCGGTCCGAGGTTCTGCACCAGCACGTCGGCCCGGTCCAGCAGCTCACCGAGCACCGCCCGGCCGTCCGCGGACTTCACGTCGAGCGTCAGCGACTCCTTCGAGCGGTTGAGCCACACGAAGTAGCTGGAGTTGCCGTGGACGGACTCGTCGTAGCCGCGGGCGAAGTCGCCGCCGTCGGGCCGCTCGATCTTGATGACCCGCGCTCCGAGGTCGGCGAGCTGGCGGGTGGCGAACGGGGCGGCCACCGCCTGCTCCAGGCTGACGACGGTGATCCCCTGCAGCGGCGGCGTCATTCGAGACCGACCTTCGCAGTGAGGGACGGGCCGGCGCCCCGGGCAGCGACCACGACGTCGACCTCCGATCCACGCACGCGCCCGGCGCCCACGATCCGCGCAGGGGCGAACGCGGGCCGGACCAGCCGGTACTCGAAGGACCGGACCGCACGGTCGGGCGCATGGCGGCGCGGGAGCTCCAGCGCGAGCAGCGCCAGCAGCGGGCCGTGCACCACGAGCCCCGGATAGCCCTCGTCCCGCGTGGCGTACGGCTGGTCGTAGTGGATGCGGTGCCCGTTGTAGGTCAGGGCGCTGAACCGGAACAGCAGCACCGGGTCGGTGTCGAGCTCCGCCCGCCACTCCCCCTCGGGATCCGCGCCCCCGGTCTCCGGCGGCGGGAGTCTGCGCGGCGGGGTACCCGGCGGCTCGGAGCGGTAGACGACGTCCTGCTCCTCGACCCCGACCGGCAAGCCGTCGACGAACAGCTCGTTCCGGACGGTCACGAACGCCATCTCGCCGGTGCGGCCGGTCTTCACCCGGACGTCGCTGACGCCTGCGCGGCTCGACAGCTCGCTGCCCAGCGGGATCGGAGCGTCCTGGCGGAGGCGGCCGCCGGCGAACATGCGGCGCCGCCCGGGGATGGGCGGGAGGAACGGCGCGTCGGCCGGGTGCCCGTCGGCGCCGGTGTTCGAGCCCGCGGGGTGGTCCAGGAGTACGAACCAGTGCCAGAGCGGCGGCAGCTGCGCGGGTCGCGGGGCGTCGAGGAGGTCCGCGAAGGCGTCGGCGAACCAGGGATCGACCCGTCTGGTCGTCTCGACCGGCCCGGGGCGCCAGCCCTCCAGCGCGGCGGTCAGCGACACCTGCGCGACATCGCGGCTCATACCCGCATCATGCGGGGTGATCCCCGCTTCAGCGCAAGGCGGACGCCGGCCGCCACCGCTGGTGCCCGTCCGACGCCGGCCGCCGGATGAGCTCCAGCCGCGGCTTCGGCCCGTCGCTGCGCCCGGTCTGGGGCTTGCGCCGCCCCGCCCGCCAGGGCGGGGGCCACGCCGCGCCCGGCCCGTCGTAGTCCTGCTCGACCGCGGCGTGCAGCGTCCAGTTCGGGTCGTAGAGGTGGGCGCGGCCCACGGCGCACAGGTCGGCGCGGCCGGACAGGATGATCGTGTTCACGTCGTCGGGCGACGAGATGACGCCCACCGCGATCGTGGGGACCTTCAGCACGTTGCGGATCGCGTCGGCGAACGGCGTCTGGTACGAGCGGCCGAAGGCCGGCCGCTCGTCCGGGGTGACCTGCCCGGTGGACACGTCGATGGCCGCGGCCCCCGCCTGCTCGAAGGCGCGCACGACGGCGAGGGTGTCGTCGAGGGTGATGCCGCCCTCCACCCAGTCGGTCGCGGAGATCCGGACGGTCATGGGCTTGTCCGCCGGCCACACCTCGCGCATCGCGGTGAAGACCTCGAGGGGGAACCGCAGCCGGTGCTCGATCGGCCCGCCGTACTCGTCGGTCCGGCGGTTGGTGACCGGCGACAGGAACGACGACAGCAGGTAGCCGTGCGCGCAGTGCAGCTCGACGAGGTCGAAGCCGGCGCGCGCACCCCGCTCCGTGGCGGCGACGAACTCGGCGACGATCGCGTCCATGCCCGCGCGGTCGAGTTCCTTGGGCACCTGGTTGACGCCTTCGCGGTAGGGGCGCGCCGACGGGCCGACGACGGGCCAGTTGCCCGACTCGAGGGGCTGGTCGATGCCCTCCCACATCAACTTCGTCGAACCCTTGGGGCCGGAGTGGCCGAGCTGCAGGCCGATCTTCGCCTGCGACGAGGAGTGGACGAACCCGGTGATGCGCCGCCAGGCCGCCGCCTGCTCGTCGGTCCAGATGCCCGTGCAGCCGGGCGTGATGCGGCCCTCCGGCGAGACGCACACCATCTCGGTCATGACCAGGCCTGCGCCGCCGAGCGCCTTGCCGCCGAGGTGGACCAGGTGGAAGTCGGTCGGCATGCCGTCCACGGCGACGTACATGTCCATCGGGGAGACGACGACGCGGTTGGCCAGCTCCAGCTCACCGAGGCGGAACGGGTGGAACATCGGCGGCCGCGGCTGCGCGCCGTCGGCGAACCAGGCGTCCACGCGGGCGACGAACTCGGGGTCGCGCAGCCGCAGGTTGTCGTAGGTGACCCGGCGGCTGCGGGTGAGGATGTTGAAGGCGAACTGCAGCGGCGGCTGGTGGACGTACTGCCCGAGGTTCTCGAACCACTCCAGGCTCGCCTGCGCGGCACGCTGGGTCGACTCGACGACCGGCTTGCGCTCGGCCTCGTAGGCGACGAGCGCCGTGGGGACGTCGGGGACCTCGTGCAGGCAGGCCGCGAGCGCCAGCGCGTCCTCCATGGCCAGCTTCGTGCCCGAGCCGATCGAGAAGTGGGCGGTGTGCGCGGCGTCGCCGAGCAGCACCACGTTGTCGTGGCACCAGCGCTCGTTGCGCACGGTGGTGAAGCTGATCCACTTGGAGTTGTTGGCGAGCACCCGCCCGCCGGCCAGGACGTCGGCGAAGATCTCGCTCACCGCCTCGACCGAGCGCACGTCGGACTCGCCGGGCACGAGGGCGAGCGCCGCCGACTCGTGGAAGCCGGCTCGGCGCCACACGTCGTCGTGCATCTCGACGATGAACGTGCTGCCGTTCGCGTCGAACGGGTAGCCGTGCATCTGCATGACGCCGTGCTCGGTCTCGCGGACGTCGAAGGTGAAGGCCTCGAAGACCGTGTCGGTGCCCAGCCACATGTAGCGGCAGCGGCGGACGTCGAGGCTCGGGCGGAAGTGGTCGGCGTACTCGGTGCGCACCGCCGAGTTGAGCCCGTCGCTCGCCACCACGAGGTCGTGATCACGCCGGAGCTGCTCCACTTCGGGCGCCTCGGTGGAGAAGCGCACGTCGACGCCGAGCTCCCGGCAGCGTTCCTGGAGTATCTCGAGCAGGCGCTTGCGGCCCATCGCGGCGAAGCCGTGGCCACCGCTGGTGATCGTCTGCCCGCGGAAGTGGACGTCGATGTCGTCCCAGCGCGCGAACTCCCGCTCCATCGCCGCGTGCACCACCGGGTCGGCGTGCTCGATGCCGCCCAGCGTCTCGTCGGAGAACACGACGCCGAAGCCGAACGTGTCGTCGGCGGCGTTGCGCTCCCACACGGTGATCTCGTGGTCGACCCCCTGCACGGAGCCGAGCTGCTTGGCCAGCGCCGCGAAGTACAGGCCGCCGGGGCCTCCACCGATGACTGCGATGCGCACGATCGCCAGTATATTGTTTATTTGACGGCCGTTGTCAATACGACATACGATGCCGGGATGGAGCAGGTCGCCTACACCGCTCGCGTCCGCACGCTCGCGACCGAGCACCTCGTCCCGCT
Encoded here:
- a CDS encoding FAS1-like dehydratase domain-containing protein, with protein sequence MSRDVAQVSLTAALEGWRPGPVETTRRVDPWFADAFADLLDAPRPAQLPPLWHWFVLLDHPAGSNTGADGHPADAPFLPPIPGRRRMFAGGRLRQDAPIPLGSELSSRAGVSDVRVKTGRTGEMAFVTVRNELFVDGLPVGVEEQDVVYRSEPPGTPPRRLPPPETGGADPEGEWRAELDTDPVLLFRFSALTYNGHRIHYDQPYATRDEGYPGLVVHGPLLALLALELPRRHAPDRAVRSFEYRLVRPAFAPARIVGAGRVRGSEVDVVVAARGAGPSLTAKVGLE
- a CDS encoding CaiB/BaiF CoA transferase family protein; this translates as MTPPLQGITVVSLEQAVAAPFATRQLADLGARVIKIERPDGGDFARGYDESVHGNSSYFVWLNRSKESLTLDVKSADGRAVLGELLDRADVLVQNLGPGAAGRLGVDAASLARSHPRVIPCTVSGWGTDGPWAGRKAYDLLVQAETGVLALTGTSEHTARVGISIADIAAGMYAYSGILTALLRRATTGEVAAVEVSLFEALAEWMGSPANYTAYGGRQPARTGSDHATIAPYGPVATADGVVVLGLQNDREWRSLCAVVLEDPDLADDPRFVTNSARVEHRAELNALVEARLAHLDTDAASALLDKAGIANARLNQVRDFLDHPVLAARERWQPVDVPGGTISALRPPVDIAGVDPVMGPVPALGAHTDAILRELGRSDREIASLRDRGLV
- a CDS encoding bifunctional salicylyl-CoA 5-hydroxylase/oxidoreductase; translation: MRIAVIGGGPGGLYFAALAKQLGSVQGVDHEITVWERNAADDTFGFGVVFSDETLGGIEHADPVVHAAMEREFARWDDIDVHFRGQTITSGGHGFAAMGRKRLLEILQERCRELGVDVRFSTEAPEVEQLRRDHDLVVASDGLNSAVRTEYADHFRPSLDVRRCRYMWLGTDTVFEAFTFDVRETEHGVMQMHGYPFDANGSTFIVEMHDDVWRRAGFHESAALALVPGESDVRSVEAVSEIFADVLAGGRVLANNSKWISFTTVRNERWCHDNVVLLGDAAHTAHFSIGSGTKLAMEDALALAACLHEVPDVPTALVAYEAERKPVVESTQRAAQASLEWFENLGQYVHQPPLQFAFNILTRSRRVTYDNLRLRDPEFVARVDAWFADGAQPRPPMFHPFRLGELELANRVVVSPMDMYVAVDGMPTDFHLVHLGGKALGGAGLVMTEMVCVSPEGRITPGCTGIWTDEQAAAWRRITGFVHSSSQAKIGLQLGHSGPKGSTKLMWEGIDQPLESGNWPVVGPSARPYREGVNQVPKELDRAGMDAIVAEFVAATERGARAGFDLVELHCAHGYLLSSFLSPVTNRRTDEYGGPIEHRLRFPLEVFTAMREVWPADKPMTVRISATDWVEGGITLDDTLAVVRAFEQAGAAAIDVSTGQVTPDERPAFGRSYQTPFADAIRNVLKVPTIAVGVISSPDDVNTIILSGRADLCAVGRAHLYDPNWTLHAAVEQDYDGPGAAWPPPWRAGRRKPQTGRSDGPKPRLELIRRPASDGHQRWRPASALR